CTGGTATACCCCGTCATTTTTTTTGTCCTGACCGCATATACGGATATCTCTTTCTTGGCCTGAAAAAGTGAAAGCTCTGCCGTTGAAAGTATACCTGTGTTAATATACTTAAGCCTGAACTCCTCTTCATCCTCTTCCCTGAGAGGGACAAGGCGGGTTACAAACTTCGCTATCAGGGGAGCAAAACCAAATAGGAACAAGGTGTTCATAACATTGAACACCGTATGGAAAATTGAGAGAGCCACCGGGATGCCCAGGGCAGATTCAAAAGGCGATACCATTCCGGCACTGACAAGAAAATAATCAATGCGGCCGATAAAGAACCTGAATACAAGCAGTACCCAGATAACCCCGATAAGGTTAAAGATCAGGTGGGCCCGTGCCGTGCGCTTGGCCGACACGTTGGCCACCATGGCAGCTATGTTTGCCGTTATGGTAGTGCCTATATTCTCACCAAGCACCATTGCCGCAGCCATATCGAATGATATCCAGCCGTTGTTGCACATTACAAGTGTCAGGGCCATTGTTGCACTCGAGCTCTGTATAATAAAGGTGAGGAGTGTTCCGATGGAGAGGAACAGGAGCACTGACCACAATCCCATTTCGGTATAAGAGGAGAGGAAACTGAGTATCTCGGGGTGCTGTTCAATACTGGGAAGCGACTCTTTCAGGAAATCAAGGCCAAGAAATACCATTGCAAAGCCGATGACCAGTTCTGCGATTGATTTCCTCTTTTTATTTTTTGAAAAGAGGAAAGGAAAACTAAGTCCGATAAGCGGCAGGCTGATAAAACTGATACTGAACTTAAACCCCAGCAGCGATATAAGCCAGGCGGTAACGGTTGTGCCGATATTAGCCCCCATTACTATACCGATGGCCTGGATAAGATTGATCAGTCCCGCGTTGACAAAGCTGACCAGCATAACTGTCGTGGCAGTGGACGACTGAACGAGGGCAGTGATCATGAAGCCCGTGAATATACCCTTTACCCGGCTGGATGTCATGGCTGCCAGTATACCCCGCAGTTTGTCGCCGGCTACCTTCTGCAAAGCCTCGCTCATGGATTTCATCCCGAAAAGGAAGAACCCGAGTGACCCGAGCAGGGCAAGAAAATCAATAAGGGTATATTGCATTGCCATTTAATTGCAGCCCAAAAATAAGAGATTATTATCTAATATAAAAAAAAAGAATCCCCATATATTTTTATTACCTTAGATGCCGGGCGCTGGTCAAAGCCTGTAAATTCTTCCGTTTTTGCAGGAATTGATATTATTTTAAAACTAGCGGTAATGGAAATAACAGAAGAACTCAGAAAAACAATTGATCGCGAAATAGAGAAGATGAACTTCCCGGGCCGGCAACCGGCTGAGCTTTACGAG
This region of Marinilabiliales bacterium genomic DNA includes:
- a CDS encoding Na/Pi cotransporter family protein; the encoded protein is MQYTLIDFLALLGSLGFFLFGMKSMSEALQKVAGDKLRGILAAMTSSRVKGIFTGFMITALVQSSTATTVMLVSFVNAGLINLIQAIGIVMGANIGTTVTAWLISLLGFKFSISFISLPLIGLSFPFLFSKNKKRKSIAELVIGFAMVFLGLDFLKESLPSIEQHPEILSFLSSYTEMGLWSVLLFLSIGTLLTFIIQSSSATMALTLVMCNNGWISFDMAAAMVLGENIGTTITANIAAMVANVSAKRTARAHLIFNLIGVIWVLLVFRFFIGRIDYFLVSAGMVSPFESALGIPVALSIFHTVFNVMNTLFLFGFAPLIAKFVTRLVPLREEDEEEFRLKYINTGILSTAELSLFQAKKEISVYAVRTKKMTGYTRSLFNSKKENDVEHYFGKVEKYEEISDRMEVEIATYLTKVSGGHLSPQGSQRLQTMLKLIDNIESIGDSCQNVARAIYRKKQKKIVFPQALRDNVNKMFDHIEKALDIMIENLDEDYHNVRVDSAIEMEYKINKLRNKLKKEHIKKLKEKDYKYDAGVIYNDIISHC